In one window of Fictibacillus phosphorivorans DNA:
- the sipW gene encoding signal peptidase I SipW yields the protein MVKVKTWISNIITCILFLTLISTAFVVISSKASGGEPTVMGYQLKTVLSGSMEPGIKTGSIIAIKPSGDVTRFKKGDVITFKESETKLITHRIQEVKGSGENTQYITKGDNNDAPDMTPVLAANVVGEYNGFTIPYIGYLLSAAQSKMGSALLLILPGVLLLLYSAVTIWKAIKEIELSKDTTTTSN from the coding sequence ATGGTAAAAGTGAAAACTTGGATAAGCAATATTATCACTTGTATATTATTTCTAACATTGATTTCAACTGCTTTTGTCGTCATCTCCTCTAAAGCGTCTGGCGGAGAACCTACCGTGATGGGTTATCAGCTGAAAACGGTTCTTTCAGGATCGATGGAGCCTGGTATTAAAACCGGATCCATTATTGCTATTAAACCAAGTGGAGACGTGACACGTTTTAAAAAAGGTGACGTTATTACCTTCAAGGAGTCTGAAACAAAACTTATTACTCACCGCATCCAAGAAGTGAAAGGGAGCGGGGAGAACACGCAATACATTACAAAAGGCGATAACAATGATGCACCTGATATGACCCCAGTGCTCGCTGCTAATGTAGTAGGTGAGTACAACGGATTTACCATTCCTTATATCGGATATCTCTTAAGTGCTGCTCAATCCAAAATGGGTTCTGCACTGCTTCTGATCTTACCAGGCGTGTTATTACTTCTATACTCTGCTGTTACCATATGGAAAGCGATTAAAGAGATAGAATTGAGCAAAGACACAACAACGACTTCCAATTAA
- a CDS encoding LPXTG cell wall anchor domain-containing protein — translation MKLNSNKFKLLLIYTCIILVATLFIPIGNTGADSSTPEIKIDALPQKVLFDLDDFKPGDWAPRVLTIQNNGNQDFTYNLQSRMKSGSRKLFNIFHLKIEDSSSVIFKGNLKDFKGLDPRPLAAFSEEKLTVTVEFPYISGNEYQGLDTEVEFVLYADGENAPPPTDTEKPNQDNGSTPPGNNSNKPPSTDTGSLPQTGEDNPIFIILSGLYISMAGLALLLVKKSILPNPFKRL, via the coding sequence ATGAAACTTAACTCAAACAAATTTAAATTACTGCTAATCTATACATGCATAATTCTTGTCGCCACTCTCTTCATCCCAATAGGCAACACCGGAGCAGACTCCAGCACACCAGAAATCAAAATAGACGCTCTGCCGCAAAAAGTTCTCTTTGACTTAGATGACTTTAAACCCGGTGACTGGGCACCACGTGTTTTAACCATCCAAAACAACGGCAATCAGGACTTCACTTATAACTTACAGTCACGTATGAAATCTGGATCTCGGAAACTCTTCAACATATTTCACTTGAAAATTGAGGATTCGTCTAGTGTCATTTTTAAAGGTAATTTAAAAGACTTTAAAGGGCTCGATCCACGTCCTTTAGCTGCTTTTTCAGAAGAAAAACTTACGGTTACCGTCGAATTTCCTTACATATCGGGAAATGAGTATCAAGGACTTGATACGGAGGTCGAATTCGTTCTTTATGCCGATGGCGAGAATGCACCACCACCGACAGACACTGAAAAGCCAAATCAAGACAACGGAAGTACACCGCCAGGCAATAACAGCAATAAGCCACCATCAACAGACACTGGATCACTGCCTCAAACAGGGGAAGATAATCCAATTTTCATTATTTTGTCTGGACTATATATCTCAATGGCTGGTCTAGCATTGTTACTTGTGAAAAAATCAATACTGCCCAATCCTTTTAAGAGATTATAA
- a CDS encoding glycerophosphodiester phosphodiesterase family protein, with protein sequence MKTHFMRQLVVTSALALSLVIPQGTSMVTANDSVIVSENFDGIQNGTLPNDWKVVEGTGEVQDGKLVLQSAATNRPARVVVPLADDNNGNYVFEADMTFVSAVEDTRWASIMYRVQNENYPYYQFAVRRGTSALNGMEFAERTEKNTWNVTETNFYKENFQYNKSYRLKVIASKNRVQQFVNGELVVDTAGASKWQNGDIGFQAVGSTVQYDNVKLTSFTGELPPVENSGALLPTEAPTDIINPPTLISGTKVTSLQHATASAMLKVDRGTDGNLYANGKRLIDQLNLLKNKKIPVLHIEQAGIEESIIDALNETQTTDVQVISSDAEIVKAIKSLNPKIRGGLVYERGPLNERGLQQIVDKVHESGSKMVLFPQKNLSPDVVYYLHNRMVSVWGVSDDKLADQHELIHLGVDGLVTNQPALAEKAFTQYPENTIIQRPIVSAHRGVPSLAPENTMVGYQMAFDLGADQIETDVQRTKDGQLVIMHDNTVDRTTNGTGAVDQLTLAEIRELDAGIKYDPKYAGEKVPTFKEFLQAFKGKDIVLLVELKDHDIEQQVIDEISAEGMMDQVVMQSFYLDSMQVMNEIAPQLPIGYLFSAAVPSSYEAKVKNAKKMVDYGTLNDVTLNASYGTVYEEFITYMRQRGVMSMHWTFRSEEPFVDKLKQGLIGPITDYSQWLSESPVYLESPVKKLNIKSGKTHTVRAKAKLSYRLDNRERIDTVLYVKDNTGAVRVEGNTIQAIAPGNAQVFVKHTFEMLGEEWSLVSEPIEVTVK encoded by the coding sequence GTGAAAACTCATTTCATGCGTCAATTGGTCGTAACGTCTGCCTTAGCATTGAGTCTAGTGATTCCACAAGGAACAAGCATGGTAACAGCGAATGATTCGGTGATCGTAAGCGAGAATTTTGATGGTATTCAAAATGGAACATTGCCGAATGACTGGAAAGTGGTTGAAGGAACAGGAGAGGTGCAAGATGGAAAGCTTGTGCTGCAATCAGCTGCAACGAATAGACCTGCAAGAGTCGTCGTCCCTTTAGCAGATGATAACAACGGAAACTATGTGTTCGAAGCAGACATGACGTTTGTATCAGCGGTTGAAGACACGCGCTGGGCTTCTATCATGTATCGTGTACAGAACGAGAACTATCCGTATTATCAGTTTGCGGTCAGACGAGGAACATCAGCACTTAACGGCATGGAATTTGCCGAGCGCACAGAAAAGAACACCTGGAACGTAACAGAAACTAACTTTTATAAAGAGAACTTCCAGTACAACAAAAGCTATCGTCTAAAAGTAATAGCAAGCAAGAATCGTGTACAGCAGTTTGTGAACGGTGAACTTGTTGTGGACACAGCAGGAGCATCTAAATGGCAGAATGGCGATATCGGGTTTCAAGCTGTTGGATCGACTGTACAATACGATAACGTTAAGTTGACATCTTTTACTGGAGAGCTTCCTCCGGTTGAAAACTCAGGTGCATTGCTTCCAACCGAAGCGCCAACCGACATTATTAATCCTCCTACTTTAATCTCAGGAACAAAAGTAACCAGCCTTCAGCATGCAACGGCTTCTGCTATGTTAAAAGTGGACCGAGGAACGGATGGCAACCTTTATGCAAACGGCAAACGATTGATCGACCAGCTGAATCTACTGAAGAACAAGAAGATTCCAGTCCTACATATCGAACAAGCTGGAATAGAAGAGAGTATTATTGATGCACTAAATGAGACGCAAACGACTGACGTTCAAGTGATCTCAAGTGACGCAGAGATCGTTAAAGCCATTAAAAGTCTGAACCCCAAAATTCGTGGAGGACTTGTTTATGAGCGTGGTCCATTAAATGAAAGAGGACTGCAGCAGATCGTAGATAAAGTTCATGAAAGTGGAAGTAAGATGGTTCTGTTTCCACAAAAAAATTTATCACCAGATGTTGTCTATTACCTGCACAACCGAATGGTATCGGTTTGGGGTGTGAGTGACGACAAGTTAGCAGATCAGCATGAACTGATTCATCTTGGGGTGGATGGACTTGTGACGAATCAACCGGCGCTCGCTGAAAAAGCTTTTACACAATATCCGGAAAACACGATTATTCAGCGCCCAATCGTTTCAGCTCACCGTGGTGTTCCATCATTAGCACCAGAAAACACAATGGTAGGCTACCAGATGGCATTTGATCTTGGTGCCGACCAGATCGAGACAGATGTGCAACGAACGAAAGACGGACAACTTGTTATCATGCATGACAATACCGTAGACAGAACAACGAACGGAACCGGTGCTGTGGATCAACTGACGCTGGCGGAAATCAGAGAACTTGATGCTGGAATTAAATATGACCCTAAATATGCAGGAGAAAAAGTACCAACGTTCAAAGAATTTCTTCAAGCGTTTAAAGGGAAAGATATCGTTCTGCTTGTCGAGTTGAAAGATCATGACATCGAACAACAAGTAATCGATGAGATTTCTGCTGAAGGAATGATGGATCAAGTGGTGATGCAAAGCTTTTATCTCGACAGCATGCAGGTGATGAACGAGATTGCGCCTCAGCTGCCAATCGGTTACTTGTTCTCTGCAGCTGTTCCTTCTTCATACGAAGCGAAAGTGAAGAACGCCAAAAAGATGGTAGACTACGGAACATTGAACGATGTGACATTAAACGCTAGCTATGGAACCGTCTACGAAGAATTCATCACATATATGCGCCAGCGCGGAGTGATGAGCATGCATTGGACGTTCCGATCCGAAGAGCCTTTCGTGGACAAACTAAAGCAAGGCTTGATCGGCCCAATTACAGATTATTCACAATGGCTATCAGAATCTCCGGTGTATTTAGAGTCACCTGTGAAAAAATTGAACATAAAATCAGGAAAGACTCACACTGTAAGGGCTAAAGCGAAACTCAGTTATCGGTTGGATAACCGAGAACGAATTGATACGGTGCTTTATGTAAAAGACAATACGGGTGCTGTCCGAGTAGAAGGAAATACGATTCAAGCCATCGCACCAGGAAACGCGCAAGTCTTTGTAAAGCATACGTTTGAAATGTTAGGCGAAGAGTGGAGTTTAGTGTCTGAACCGATTGAGGTAACGGTGAAATAA
- a CDS encoding immune inhibitor A domain-containing protein, translating into MSLLAPSAFTTSKAMPLESSYSKSAAILESAPIDMHLVDQDRLAQALKDQGIIAKNASKTETEKAVKRYIELKSKKGTAPSPEIKDQKAKDISNQSKEFLNNQKEKLSKKLNKSHNSTSGSGFLDVEPAKPAKYKGGVREDKVLVLLAEFSDFKHNSIDKVEGYMYSDDFNREHYQKMLFGDKDFKLHDGSKVKTFKQYYEEQSGGSYTVDGYVSNWLTVPGTAKEYGDDNPAGGHDNLNPKGPRNFVADALNAAVANGVNLSDFDELDIYDLDGDGNTNEPDGIVDHLMVIHAGVGQEAGGGRLGADAIWSHRWTLGGVYGVPGSTGPWSGKMGAYDYTIEPEDGAVGVFAHEFGHDLGLPDEYDTQYTGDGEPVASWSIMSGGSWNGKIAGTEPTSFSPQNKEYFQKVMGGNWANITEIDVKDITSAGSLVKIDQSVTKSKNPGIVKVNLPQKEVPSKIQPAFGSKYYYSTKGDNLHTSMESPVFDLTGKTSATFTYKANYEIENAGEYDKLSVYVQTEDGKTLKEIERLGWTATNEQKELYTTEGDWVDKSYDLSEFAGQKVKLVFDYSTDGGLAPEGFALDNAQLTADGAVVFSDDAEGAAKFKLNDFTVSNGVSYADHYYYIEWRNTEGSDKALQSSRGVKYNTGMLVWYGDDSFSDNWVGDHPGEGFIGVVDSHPQAIVGMKDGKPTVEDSTRYQIADAAFSFDKSPSWYIDSPSRGIFDYKGEKGVPVFNDSVTYIDNTDYNGSELDGIINDAGKVLPKYGLKFTILGEASDNSAGLIKISK; encoded by the coding sequence ATGAGTCTACTAGCACCGTCTGCTTTTACGACAAGTAAAGCAATGCCACTTGAAAGTTCCTATTCGAAATCAGCAGCCATCCTAGAATCCGCACCTATTGATATGCACCTAGTCGATCAAGACCGCTTAGCACAGGCTCTTAAAGATCAAGGAATCATTGCAAAGAATGCTTCCAAAACAGAGACAGAAAAAGCGGTAAAAAGGTACATTGAACTTAAAAGTAAAAAAGGAACAGCACCTTCACCAGAAATCAAAGATCAAAAGGCAAAAGATATATCCAATCAATCAAAGGAATTCTTAAACAACCAAAAGGAAAAACTCTCTAAGAAACTAAATAAATCACATAATTCAACATCCGGAAGTGGCTTTCTAGATGTTGAACCAGCAAAACCTGCAAAGTATAAAGGCGGCGTTCGTGAAGATAAAGTCCTTGTACTTTTAGCTGAGTTTTCGGACTTCAAACATAATAGTATTGATAAAGTTGAAGGTTACATGTATTCAGATGACTTCAACCGAGAGCATTATCAAAAGATGCTTTTCGGCGACAAGGACTTCAAGTTACATGATGGCTCTAAAGTTAAAACATTTAAGCAATATTACGAAGAACAATCAGGCGGCAGCTATACAGTGGACGGATACGTGTCAAACTGGCTGACTGTTCCGGGAACTGCCAAAGAGTACGGCGATGATAACCCGGCAGGTGGTCACGATAACTTAAACCCTAAAGGTCCACGTAACTTTGTAGCTGACGCACTAAATGCTGCCGTTGCAAACGGAGTAAATTTATCTGATTTTGACGAACTTGATATTTATGACCTTGACGGAGACGGCAATACGAACGAACCGGATGGAATCGTTGACCACTTAATGGTTATTCATGCAGGTGTTGGTCAAGAAGCAGGCGGCGGACGCTTAGGAGCTGACGCGATCTGGTCTCACCGCTGGACGCTAGGCGGGGTGTACGGAGTTCCTGGTTCAACTGGACCGTGGAGCGGTAAGATGGGAGCTTACGATTACACGATTGAACCTGAAGACGGCGCGGTCGGCGTATTCGCTCACGAATTCGGACATGATCTTGGTCTTCCAGATGAGTACGATACACAGTACACAGGAGATGGAGAACCAGTAGCATCTTGGTCCATCATGAGTGGCGGTAGCTGGAATGGGAAAATTGCAGGTACAGAACCTACAAGCTTCTCTCCACAAAACAAAGAATATTTCCAAAAAGTGATGGGCGGTAACTGGGCAAACATCACTGAAATTGATGTGAAGGACATTACTTCAGCTGGAAGTTTAGTGAAAATCGATCAATCGGTTACTAAATCTAAGAATCCAGGCATTGTAAAAGTAAATCTTCCACAAAAAGAAGTACCTAGCAAAATACAGCCTGCATTTGGATCGAAGTACTACTACAGTACAAAAGGTGATAACCTGCACACTAGTATGGAGTCACCAGTATTCGATCTTACTGGAAAAACATCAGCAACATTCACGTACAAAGCAAACTATGAAATTGAAAATGCAGGAGAATACGATAAGTTATCTGTATATGTTCAAACAGAAGACGGCAAAACACTTAAAGAAATCGAGAGACTTGGTTGGACAGCAACAAATGAACAAAAAGAGCTGTACACCACTGAGGGCGATTGGGTTGATAAATCTTATGACCTAAGTGAATTTGCAGGGCAAAAAGTAAAACTTGTCTTCGATTATTCAACAGATGGCGGACTTGCGCCTGAAGGATTCGCTCTTGATAACGCTCAACTTACTGCTGACGGAGCAGTTGTCTTCTCAGATGACGCAGAAGGAGCAGCAAAGTTCAAACTAAATGACTTTACTGTATCAAATGGTGTTTCTTATGCAGACCACTACTATTATATCGAGTGGAGAAACACAGAAGGATCAGATAAAGCATTACAATCTAGTCGTGGTGTTAAATACAACACAGGTATGCTTGTATGGTACGGTGATGACAGCTTCAGCGACAACTGGGTTGGAGATCATCCTGGAGAAGGATTCATCGGTGTAGTCGATTCTCATCCTCAAGCAATCGTAGGTATGAAGGATGGCAAACCAACTGTTGAAGACTCTACTCGTTATCAAATTGCAGATGCAGCATTCTCATTTGATAAGTCTCCAAGCTGGTACATTGATTCACCTAGCCGTGGAATCTTTGATTACAAAGGCGAAAAAGGAGTTCCAGTATTTAACGACTCTGTTACGTACATTGATAACACAGACTATAACGGAAGTGAGTTAGATGGCATAATCAACGACGCTGGTAAAGTTCTTCCTAAATACGGTCTAAAGTTCACGATCCTAGGAGAAGCATCTGATAACTCTGCTGGATTGATTAAGATCAGTAAATAA
- a CDS encoding TasA family protein, with product MSLKKKLGLGVASAALGLSLVGGGTYAYFSDTAVQTSTFASGTLDLNVDPTTLITLDKFKPGDWKNQTFKLINNGNLDIKSVNLKTAYSVTKNDGSSVDPTLAAKYADAIEVVFLKNVGDDWSIVKDTDYNVVTTMSLKELATKTTQDLAKEWDREGLIRWALRDGITAKGTGQESVDEFSVQFQFKNTPNAPQNDLQNLKLNLTWTFEGIQKDGERR from the coding sequence ATGAGTTTAAAGAAAAAGTTAGGTCTTGGGGTAGCATCAGCAGCACTTGGATTGTCTTTAGTAGGTGGGGGAACTTATGCTTATTTTAGTGATACTGCTGTTCAAACGAGTACCTTTGCTTCAGGAACTTTAGACTTAAATGTAGATCCAACTACATTGATTACATTAGATAAATTTAAGCCTGGAGACTGGAAAAACCAAACATTTAAACTTATCAATAATGGAAACCTTGATATTAAGAGTGTAAATCTAAAAACGGCTTACTCTGTAACTAAAAATGATGGTTCATCAGTTGATCCTACATTAGCTGCAAAATATGCAGATGCTATTGAAGTAGTTTTTCTTAAAAATGTTGGAGATGACTGGAGTATTGTTAAAGACACAGATTATAACGTTGTTACAACAATGTCATTAAAAGAATTAGCAACAAAAACCACTCAAGATTTAGCTAAAGAGTGGGATCGTGAGGGATTAATACGGTGGGCATTAAGAGATGGGATTACAGCTAAAGGAACTGGCCAAGAATCAGTGGATGAATTTTCCGTACAGTTCCAATTTAAAAATACTCCAAATGCTCCACAAAATGATCTTCAGAATTTAAAGCTTAACTTAACCTGGACATTTGAAGGAATTCAGAAGGACGGAGAAAGAAGATAA
- a CDS encoding signal peptidase I, with product MHKSILKIGSITFVICIFISICSLLYMSYQASKNPDDVPSLLGFKSFTVLSNSMQPAFSAGDMVFVKDKPTAEIAVDDVITFKAEGRKLITHRVVGVSEQGFITKGDSNNVKDAAIVKPADVVGTQAFTIPKAGYVSKFVSSPIGITLLILIPLLGYLLLEIHDWINRFLNRKEKAV from the coding sequence ATGCACAAATCCATATTGAAAATTGGATCAATCACATTTGTTATCTGTATATTTATCAGTATTTGTTCACTTCTTTATATGAGCTATCAAGCTAGTAAAAATCCAGACGATGTTCCCTCTCTTTTAGGCTTTAAATCTTTTACCGTTCTCTCGAATAGTATGCAGCCCGCATTTTCAGCCGGGGATATGGTTTTCGTAAAAGATAAACCAACAGCTGAGATTGCTGTAGATGATGTTATAACCTTTAAAGCGGAAGGACGAAAATTAATCACGCATAGAGTAGTGGGTGTATCAGAACAAGGATTTATTACAAAAGGTGACAGCAACAACGTAAAAGATGCAGCGATTGTTAAGCCAGCAGATGTTGTAGGTACACAAGCTTTCACGATACCGAAAGCGGGATATGTATCAAAGTTCGTCAGCAGCCCAATAGGCATAACACTTCTAATATTAATACCGTTACTTGGTTACTTGCTTTTAGAAATACATGATTGGATTAACAGATTTCTTAACAGAAAAGAAAAAGCAGTATGA
- the tapA gene encoding amyloid fiber anchoring/assembly protein TapA encodes MKEGLEIRVKRLRKFRNKNWSYVLCMKLGLIFYSMTFSILYLTGYTSAYFNDNESVTGVIQAGTWWDKSSLTFVTKQNETKSDALCTSIDMTIKNAGDGNRIGPVRYEVWWAETGNPKNGLKVSEGEVKALNSGESEILSHSPDKEGTYKFKAFQSEGHPGQGELWSEDLKVNCSESQPEEEKKEDHNSAEPEEEQQPPTGQELEESIEPTTPEAEENTSQETAETASENQQNENQTDENLEGNQSDTKPETEPVKENETQKDDSK; translated from the coding sequence CTGAAGGAGGGACTCGAAATTAGAGTTAAGCGTCTTCGGAAATTCAGAAACAAGAATTGGTCTTATGTCTTATGTATGAAACTTGGACTTATCTTTTATTCTATGACGTTCTCTATTCTCTACCTTACAGGTTATACAAGTGCTTACTTTAATGATAATGAAAGTGTAACTGGAGTGATCCAAGCAGGAACTTGGTGGGATAAAAGCTCCCTAACATTTGTAACAAAACAAAACGAAACGAAAAGCGATGCTCTTTGTACATCTATTGATATGACGATAAAGAATGCTGGTGACGGAAATAGGATCGGACCTGTCCGTTACGAAGTATGGTGGGCTGAAACAGGTAACCCGAAAAATGGACTAAAGGTAAGTGAAGGAGAAGTTAAGGCGTTAAACAGTGGGGAAAGTGAAATTCTGTCACACAGTCCTGATAAAGAGGGCACCTATAAATTTAAAGCTTTTCAAAGTGAAGGACATCCGGGACAGGGCGAACTTTGGAGTGAAGATCTAAAGGTTAACTGTTCTGAATCACAGCCTGAGGAAGAAAAGAAAGAAGATCATAACAGTGCTGAGCCTGAAGAAGAACAGCAACCTCCAACAGGGCAAGAATTAGAGGAATCCATTGAACCTACTACACCTGAGGCTGAAGAAAACACCTCACAAGAGACTGCTGAAACAGCTTCTGAAAATCAACAAAACGAAAACCAGACGGATGAGAATCTAGAAGGAAATCAGAGTGACACAAAACCAGAAACTGAGCCCGTTAAGGAAAATGAAACACAAAAGGATGATTCAAAATGA